The bacterium genome window below encodes:
- a CDS encoding acylneuraminate cytidylyltransferase family protein, with translation MILGVIPARGGSKGIPRKNIKLIAGKPLIAWTIEAAKRSKLLEKFVVSTEHPKIAEIARQYEAEVVDRPNELSTDEATTLSVLQDVLSKIEADTVVLLQPTSPIRDKDLIDRCIERFQETGADNLATGFICKFMEYGFYTQRRQELRGFFYDDGNVYVIKGELIKKGTMFGKKVERFETTREQNIEIDDEFDFWIAEQILLKRIKEGKQ, from the coding sequence ATGATATTGGGAGTTATTCCTGCTAGGGGAGGCAGCAAGGGTATTCCCAGGAAAAATATAAAACTAATTGCAGGGAAACCTCTGATTGCTTGGACCATTGAGGCGGCAAAAAGGTCAAAACTTTTAGAGAAATTTGTTGTTTCAACTGAACATCCAAAGATTGCAGAGATTGCAAGGCAATATGAAGCAGAAGTAGTAGATAGACCAAATGAGCTTTCAACCGATGAGGCTACTACCTTATCGGTTTTACAGGATGTTTTATCAAAGATAGAGGCTGACACAGTTGTCCTTCTACAGCCAACTTCACCCATTCGGGATAAGGATTTGATTGATAGATGTATAGAGAGATTTCAAGAAACAGGGGCTGATAACTTAGCAACAGGTTTTATTTGTAAATTTATGGAATATGGTTTCTACACCCAAAGGAGACAGGAGTTAAGAGGATTCTTTTATGATGATGGAAATGTTTATGTCATTAAAGGAGAGCTAATTAAAAAGGGGACAATGTTTGGTAAAAAAGTTGAGAGATTTGAAACCACAAGAGAGCAAAATATTGAAATTGACGATGAATTTGATTTTTGGATAGCAGAGCAGATTTTGCTAAAGAGAATAAAAGAGGGGAAACAATAA
- a CDS encoding DegT/DnrJ/EryC1/StrS family aminotransferase, which produces MPGFELIGEEEKQAVMEVFEKGGVLYRYGLNAKREDIFRVEDFEKELAKKVGTKYALCVCNGTAACKLALFTLGVRPKDEVITQSFTFIATVEAILELGAKPVIAEIDASLNMDPKDLEKKITERTKVIVPVHMAGVPAKMEEITNVAKKYNLKVMEDSCQALGATYQGKYLGTIGDAGAYSMDIGKIITTGEGGIVVTNDEKVYLKAREYSDHGHECNPNVPRGEDTRTIWGFNYKATELHGAIGLAQLRKLDYILKRQRENKKSIKEEIKDISNIEFRELPDPEGDAGDTLIFFVETREKATKFAKALASRGLGTKNLPDAINWHYAGTWTQIFYDYPEYKDKDLEKVWSQSTNYLRRAIALPIMVNMSDEQINKVISSVKEVASEVL; this is translated from the coding sequence ATGCCTGGATTTGAATTAATTGGAGAAGAAGAAAAGCAAGCAGTAATGGAGGTTTTTGAAAAAGGTGGAGTTCTTTATCGTTATGGATTAAATGCCAAAAGAGAGGATATTTTTCGGGTTGAAGATTTTGAAAAAGAGCTTGCTAAAAAAGTTGGTACAAAGTATGCCCTATGCGTTTGCAATGGAACAGCTGCCTGCAAACTGGCACTTTTTACACTAGGCGTTCGGCCAAAAGATGAGGTTATCACCCAAAGTTTTACTTTCATTGCAACAGTTGAAGCAATTTTGGAATTGGGTGCTAAGCCAGTTATTGCTGAAATAGATGCCTCTTTGAATATGGATCCAAAAGACTTGGAAAAGAAAATAACAGAAAGGACAAAGGTTATAGTTCCAGTTCACATGGCGGGAGTGCCCGCAAAAATGGAAGAGATTACAAATGTTGCTAAAAAATATAATCTTAAGGTTATGGAAGATAGCTGCCAAGCGCTAGGCGCTACTTATCAGGGTAAATATCTTGGGACAATTGGTGATGCCGGAGCTTATAGCATGGATATTGGAAAGATTATTACTACTGGCGAAGGGGGAATTGTGGTAACCAATGATGAAAAAGTGTATTTAAAAGCTAGAGAATACTCCGATCATGGACATGAATGTAATCCAAATGTTCCAAGGGGTGAAGATACTCGCACCATTTGGGGGTTTAATTACAAAGCAACTGAACTCCATGGTGCGATAGGCCTAGCTCAATTAAGAAAACTTGATTATATCTTAAAGAGACAAAGGGAAAATAAAAAAAGTATAAAAGAGGAAATTAAAGATATTTCTAATATTGAATTTAGAGAACTACCAGATCCAGAAGGAGATGCGGGTGATACCCTAATCTTTTTTGTTGAAACAAGGGAAAAAGCAACAAAATTCGCTAAAGCTCTTGCTTCAAGGGGATTAGGAACTAAAAACCTTCCTGATGCTATTAACTGGCATTATGCTGGTACCTGGACGCAGATATTTTATGACTACCCTGAATATAAAGATAAAGACCTTGAAAAGGTTTGGAGCCAGTCTACAAATTATTTAAGGCGAGCTATTGCTCTTCCAATAATGGTTAATATGTCTGATGAGCAAATTAATAAAGTGATATCTTCTGTGAAGGAGGTAGCATCAGAGGTTTTATGA
- the porA gene encoding pyruvate ferredoxin oxidoreductase, producing the protein MKVAKTGNEAMAEAMRQINPDVVAAYPITPATEIVMIFAGFVADGLVETEYIPVESEHSAMSACIGASASGARVMTSTSSQGLALMWEMLYIASGLRLPIIMAEVNRALSAPINIHCDHSDTMGARDSGWIQIYSENAQEAYDYLIQAVKIAEKARLPIMVTTDGFIISHGMEVLETLSDEEVKGFIGEYKPEYSLLDTKKPITIGAIDFTDYYFEHKRQTIEAMNKAEDIIRDVEKEFSEKFGREYSPVSSYRLDDAEIAIVAIGSTCGTIKYIVDELREKGIKAGLLKVSQFRPFPDSKIREALSGTKAIAVMDRACGLNASFAPLCLEVRSSLYSLLNPPIIVNYIYGLGGRDTTIEEIRKVFSNLSMLLKEKKIENPIRYLGLRK; encoded by the coding sequence ATGAAGGTAGCAAAAACGGGTAATGAGGCAATGGCAGAGGCAATGAGGCAGATAAACCCTGATGTTGTCGCAGCTTATCCGATAACACCAGCCACAGAAATTGTTATGATATTTGCAGGCTTTGTGGCCGATGGTCTTGTTGAAACAGAGTATATTCCGGTGGAAAGTGAGCATTCTGCAATGAGTGCCTGCATTGGAGCATCTGCTTCGGGTGCCAGGGTAATGACATCAACCTCATCGCAAGGGCTTGCCCTGATGTGGGAAATGCTCTACATTGCATCGGGATTGAGGCTTCCCATTATAATGGCAGAGGTCAACCGGGCATTATCTGCTCCCATAAACATCCATTGCGACCATTCTGATACAATGGGTGCAAGGGATTCTGGATGGATACAAATATACTCAGAGAATGCCCAGGAGGCTTATGATTATCTTATCCAGGCGGTAAAAATTGCAGAAAAGGCAAGGCTTCCCATTATGGTTACAACCGATGGGTTTATCATAAGTCATGGGATGGAGGTTTTGGAGACATTAAGCGATGAGGAGGTAAAGGGTTTCATTGGTGAATATAAGCCAGAATATAGCCTTTTGGATACAAAGAAGCCAATAACCATAGGAGCCATAGACTTTACAGACTATTACTTTGAGCATAAAAGGCAGACAATTGAAGCAATGAATAAGGCAGAGGATATTATTAGGGATGTAGAGAAAGAATTTAGCGAGAAATTTGGCAGGGAATATAGCCCTGTCTCTTCCTATAGACTTGATGATGCAGAGATTGCCATAGTTGCTATTGGCTCTACTTGTGGAACAATAAAATACATAGTTGATGAATTAAGGGAAAAGGGAATAAAGGCAGGGCTTTTAAAGGTCTCACAATTTCGTCCATTCCCAGATTCAAAGATAAGAGAAGCCCTTTCAGGAACAAAGGCAATTGCGGTTATGGATAGGGCATGTGGGTTAAATGCAAGCTTTGCTCCCTTATGCCTTGAAGTAAGGTCTTCTCTTTATAGTCTTTTAAATCCACCCATTATTGTAAATTACATCTATGGCTTGGGAGGAAGGGATACAACCATTGAGGAGATAAGAAAGGTTTTTTCAAATCTTTCTATGCTCCTTAAGGAAAAAAAGATTGAAAACCCCATAAGATACCTCGGTCTTAGGAAATAA
- a CDS encoding iron-containing alcohol dehydrogenase, with product MSLGQFRFRVSTNLRFGVGESEKLGEEIKGLGYKSVAFIIDQGVFNHPQVIKALNSVKKIALRRDIYKNVSVEPDYDYLEDFKRQFVGKTYDCLIGIGGGSTLDLAKGIAVLLTNKGEAISFRGFPELKNRPLPVVALPTTAGTGSEVTYNAVFTDSKQKKKLGINSILNFPVCAIIDPLITVNCPKPVTVSSGVDALVHTLESYVHKNHTIISRMYSIEAFRLLFNGLMKVLDYPNNVEIRGDIALGAYFAGIALINAGSGPSGAFSYPLGAVYKVPHGYAGAMFLPSITKINVEKGYRDYIKLYDLIEGADLNLSIEQKNMEFVKMIDCLMDKLEVPRKLSDYNLTSSDIQFMIDQYDVLKPAIDQNPVEITKDDVRKMMLEIA from the coding sequence ATGAGTTTAGGGCAATTTCGGTTTAGAGTCTCTACTAACTTAAGGTTTGGTGTGGGGGAAAGCGAAAAACTTGGGGAAGAAATAAAGGGATTAGGTTATAAAAGCGTTGCTTTTATTATTGACCAAGGTGTTTTTAATCATCCCCAAGTCATAAAAGCGCTCAATAGTGTTAAAAAAATCGCTTTGAGACGGGATATTTATAAGAATGTTTCAGTTGAACCAGACTATGATTATCTTGAAGATTTTAAAAGGCAATTTGTTGGCAAAACTTATGATTGTCTTATTGGTATTGGAGGTGGTAGCACACTTGACCTTGCCAAAGGCATTGCGGTTTTACTAACGAATAAAGGTGAAGCAATTTCGTTTCGGGGATTTCCTGAGCTTAAAAATCGGCCATTACCGGTTGTTGCTCTTCCCACAACCGCTGGAACGGGAAGTGAGGTAACCTATAATGCTGTTTTCACTGATAGTAAGCAAAAGAAGAAATTGGGGATAAATTCTATATTAAATTTTCCTGTTTGTGCAATCATTGATCCTTTAATAACCGTTAATTGTCCTAAACCGGTAACTGTGTCATCAGGAGTAGATGCCCTTGTTCACACCCTTGAAAGCTATGTCCATAAAAACCATACGATAATCTCGCGTATGTATTCAATAGAGGCCTTTAGACTTCTTTTTAATGGGCTGATGAAGGTTTTGGATTACCCAAACAATGTTGAAATAAGGGGCGACATTGCATTAGGTGCTTATTTTGCTGGCATTGCTTTGATAAATGCGGGTTCAGGGCCATCTGGTGCTTTTTCCTATCCCCTTGGAGCGGTTTATAAAGTTCCCCATGGATATGCTGGTGCTATGTTTTTGCCTTCAATTACAAAAATAAATGTTGAAAAAGGTTATAGAGATTATATTAAACTATATGACTTAATAGAAGGTGCGGATTTAAATTTATCAATTGAGCAAAAGAATATGGAATTTGTAAAAATGATAGACTGTTTAATGGACAAACTTGAAGTTCCAAGAAAATTGAGCGATTATAATCTTACTTCATCTGATATTCAATTTATGATAGACCAATATGATGTTCTAAAACCCGCCATTGACCAGAATCCTGTAGAGATAACCAAAGATGATGTTCGCAAAATGATGCTTGAAATAGCATGA